Proteins found in one Bremerella volcania genomic segment:
- a CDS encoding DUF1559 domain-containing protein, translating into MVLSTGRPQRGFTLVELLVVIAIIGVLIALLLPAVQQAREAARRMQCSNQLKQIGLAMHNYHDTYQVFPPGSVNLDLTTAANKSLTNWAVSILPFLEQSALFEQYNQSVHNSHADNQDVLQTILPAMLCPSDVNSEVLTQPSQLITFDIAPGSYKGNIGRRFRGANGYFDYPPYAGTYTASEKESIGPLHVSGVNGLNCERFATITDGSTNTLLVGEYHTKTRPDCKTFWASSHSFHNLAAAQPESYTRIPDWDACYAATGGSQHWKCYRAWGALHAAGTMNFVMCDGSVTSIPQTIDNVIFEALSTIGRNEVASLP; encoded by the coding sequence ATGGTTTTGTCTACTGGTCGGCCCCAGCGTGGGTTCACGCTCGTCGAGCTTCTCGTCGTCATTGCGATCATCGGTGTCTTGATTGCCCTGCTGCTTCCCGCCGTGCAGCAAGCCCGCGAGGCCGCTCGCCGGATGCAGTGCAGCAACCAGCTCAAGCAGATCGGCTTGGCAATGCACAACTATCACGACACCTACCAGGTCTTTCCGCCCGGTAGCGTCAATCTCGATTTGACGACCGCGGCCAACAAAAGTCTCACGAACTGGGCCGTTTCCATTCTGCCGTTTTTAGAGCAGTCTGCGCTATTCGAGCAATACAATCAGAGCGTCCACAACTCGCATGCCGATAATCAGGATGTTTTGCAGACCATCTTGCCGGCCATGCTCTGTCCGTCGGACGTGAATTCCGAAGTACTCACCCAGCCTAGCCAGCTCATCACATTCGACATCGCCCCTGGCTCTTACAAGGGGAACATCGGCCGACGGTTCCGCGGGGCCAACGGCTATTTCGACTATCCTCCTTACGCCGGTACTTATACCGCCTCCGAGAAAGAATCCATCGGTCCGCTGCACGTGTCAGGCGTGAACGGACTCAACTGCGAGCGTTTCGCCACGATCACCGATGGTTCGACCAACACATTGTTGGTCGGCGAATACCACACCAAGACGCGGCCAGATTGCAAAACGTTTTGGGCCAGTTCGCATAGCTTTCATAACCTGGCGGCGGCTCAGCCTGAGTCGTACACGCGAATTCCCGACTGGGATGCCTGTTACGCGGCGACCGGCGGCAGCCAGCATTGGAAGTGTTATCGCGCATGGGGCGCTTTGCACGCCGCTGGCACGATGAACTTCGTGATGTGCGACGGTTCGGTGACCAGCATTCCGCAGACGATCGATAACGTGATCTTCGAGGCCCTCTCAACAATCGGCCGAAACGAAGTCGCTTCGTTGCCCTAG
- a CDS encoding dihydrodipicolinate synthase family protein, whose amino-acid sequence MNDLAQKIFASPIDNYPAATVACFDPTCGDLPRRKLDEKRLVSYLEKLAGAGAEAVLLAASTGHGHLRTVEELERWFEVAAQANARSLVRMALLRPEDGEEANHKLVAILREHAYPVVFIRPGTNLPAHATDTQIVENMRPLVEMIAEAGMAVGVYSIPDVSGVPLPASATEKLLDLPGGDKIVAAKITEADYLASTREYLLSPRLSKLKIVQGWDPHLAQALSEGPRSNIENKQRVGVTSGPMSFAVYQYLYMLEAAKEHDWDELALAQKAVTALFEAMQDDPTKFADLQRAKFIMGLGLPLTSSLDTEKVEKVLTALENLPRKSDQKRLAKSLDLMGDGPYHDRLAELYA is encoded by the coding sequence ATGAATGATCTTGCCCAGAAGATTTTTGCGAGTCCCATCGACAACTATCCCGCTGCCACGGTGGCCTGCTTCGATCCGACCTGTGGTGATTTGCCGCGGCGAAAGCTCGATGAGAAGCGACTGGTGAGCTATCTCGAGAAGCTTGCCGGCGCGGGCGCCGAAGCCGTATTGCTCGCCGCTTCCACTGGGCACGGTCACTTGCGGACGGTCGAAGAACTGGAGCGTTGGTTCGAGGTCGCAGCCCAGGCCAACGCTCGATCGCTGGTGCGCATGGCCCTGCTCCGCCCCGAAGATGGCGAAGAGGCCAACCACAAGCTGGTGGCAATTTTACGGGAACATGCCTATCCGGTGGTCTTCATTCGTCCCGGCACGAACTTGCCTGCCCATGCCACCGACACGCAGATTGTCGAGAACATGCGTCCGCTGGTCGAGATGATCGCCGAGGCCGGCATGGCCGTAGGCGTTTACTCTATTCCCGACGTGAGTGGCGTTCCCCTGCCGGCATCCGCGACCGAAAAGCTACTCGATCTGCCGGGTGGCGATAAGATCGTCGCGGCCAAGATCACCGAGGCCGATTACTTGGCGAGCACGCGCGAGTACCTCCTCAGCCCACGACTGTCGAAACTGAAGATCGTCCAGGGATGGGACCCCCATTTGGCTCAGGCACTCAGCGAAGGCCCGCGCTCGAACATCGAGAACAAGCAGCGCGTCGGGGTGACGTCGGGGCCGATGTCGTTCGCCGTCTATCAATACTTGTACATGTTGGAAGCGGCCAAAGAGCACGACTGGGACGAACTGGCCCTGGCTCAGAAGGCGGTCACCGCGCTCTTCGAAGCCATGCAGGACGATCCCACGAAGTTCGCCGACTTGCAGCGCGCCAAGTTCATCATGGGCCTGGGTCTGCCGCTGACCTCGAGCCTAGATACCGAGAAGGTCGAGAAGGTCCTCACCGCACTCGAAAACCTGCCACGCAAGTCGGATCAAAAGCGATTAGCGAAGAGCTTAGACTTGATGGGAGACGGGCCGTACCACGATCGATTGGCGGAGTTGTACGCGTAG
- a CDS encoding peroxiredoxin-like family protein has protein sequence MTHYASSIPAPHVDLIAEDGCKVPLAHLYAKRPLLLQFSRHLGCVFCIDHAKQLLKHYETFTRHNLDVALVIMGGADEARKFREALKLTFPVYADPDQSVYQAFEVPRGNVWQVAGPQLWWEGLKALTRSGIGRPRGDLMQLSGTYLIDTNGQIVWDFRPSSSVEFPNIDEILVAADTLTPIADA, from the coding sequence ATGACCCACTACGCATCCTCCATTCCGGCCCCGCACGTCGATTTGATCGCAGAAGACGGTTGCAAGGTTCCCCTGGCTCATCTGTATGCGAAGCGTCCGTTACTGCTACAGTTCTCGCGGCACTTGGGCTGTGTCTTCTGCATCGATCACGCCAAGCAGTTGCTCAAGCACTACGAGACCTTCACGCGGCATAACCTGGACGTGGCCCTGGTCATCATGGGTGGGGCAGACGAGGCCAGGAAGTTCCGCGAAGCGCTCAAGCTGACTTTTCCGGTGTATGCCGACCCGGATCAAAGCGTGTACCAGGCCTTTGAAGTTCCTCGCGGCAACGTTTGGCAAGTTGCCGGGCCACAGCTATGGTGGGAAGGTCTCAAGGCCCTCACGCGGAGCGGTATCGGCCGACCACGAGGAGACTTGATGCAGCTGTCAGGCACCTATCTGATCGACACCAACGGTCAGATCGTGTGGGACTTCCGTCCCTCGTCGTCGGTCGAGTTTCCCAATATCGACGAGATTTTGGTGGCCGCCGATACGCTCACGCCGATCGCGGATGCTTAA
- the rph gene encoding ribonuclease PH: MPRHDGRSVSQLRPLKVKRKYTKNAPGSVLIQAGTTTVLCTASVESSVPPWLKGSEKGWVTAEYNMLPGSTPTRKARKVDGRTTEIQRLIGRSLRAVVDLEALGEQMITVDCDVLDADGGTRTASITGAFIALVDAVSTIELPDPKRSVFKDSLAAISVGIVNGSPVLDLDYVEDFAATVDMNVVMTGSGKFIEIQGTGEEATFSEDELSKLLKLAKGGIMELTEMQQKALGRKWPLVS, from the coding sequence ATGCCCCGTCACGATGGCCGTTCTGTTTCCCAGCTTCGTCCTTTGAAGGTGAAGCGAAAGTACACCAAGAACGCCCCTGGGAGCGTGCTGATTCAAGCCGGCACGACCACCGTTCTATGCACGGCCAGCGTCGAGTCGTCAGTGCCGCCGTGGCTTAAGGGGAGTGAAAAAGGTTGGGTCACGGCCGAGTACAACATGCTGCCAGGCAGCACGCCGACGCGTAAGGCGCGGAAGGTCGATGGTCGTACGACCGAGATTCAGCGGTTGATTGGACGGAGCCTGCGAGCGGTCGTCGACCTGGAAGCGTTGGGCGAGCAGATGATCACGGTCGACTGCGACGTGCTGGACGCCGACGGGGGAACGCGCACGGCCAGCATTACCGGGGCGTTCATCGCGCTGGTCGACGCGGTGAGCACCATCGAACTGCCCGATCCGAAACGTTCGGTCTTCAAAGACAGCCTGGCCGCGATCAGCGTCGGCATCGTCAATGGTTCGCCGGTCTTGGATCTGGACTACGTGGAAGACTTCGCCGCGACGGTCGATATGAACGTCGTCATGACCGGCAGCGGGAAGTTCATCGAAATCCAGGGCACCGGAGAAGAAGCGACCTTCAGCGAAGACGAACTGTCCAAGCTTCTGAAACTGGCCAAAGGGGGCATCATGGAACTGACTGAGATGCAACAAAAAGCCCTCGGCCGCAAATGGCCGCTCGTTTCCTAG
- a CDS encoding FAD-dependent oxidoreductase, with translation MEKKRIIILGGGFGGVYTASELLRRSKRFHKANLDVEVILVSEENYITFQPLLPEVVSGAVEQLHVISPIRRTAPGVVLYTRQIEKIDVDNMTVQLSPGRVPRSEVLKYDHLVIALGNQLAHNMVPGMYEHAIPFKYLGDALRLRNHIVQMLEEASVCEDAEERERLLTFVVAGGGFSGVECIAEMDDFLKKAVRSFPRITRNDLRMVLVQSADRILPEMKESLATYADKLLRRRGINIVLEHRLHEVSADRAIILCKENNEQVTIPTRTVVATVPTEPHQVILDTPLERERGRILVSDEMESTSHPGVWSLGDCAAVPSGEGYFSPPTAQYAVRQAVICAENILATLQAKPRKRFKFAGLGKLASLGARCAVAEVLGFTFSGFIAWVMWRAIYVGKMPGLDRKIRVFLDWLKDFFLPRDITQLNVHDEQQVRREHLAAGQTLFHQGDFGDRLYFVAKGKLEIEVDGRVVNTTGEGDVIGEMALLSHKARSATVRAVESTDLVSLPRDAFDSIIQYVPGAAEAMAEIHRKRMQQNADEEASVDDAVQR, from the coding sequence ATGGAAAAGAAACGGATCATCATTCTCGGTGGCGGCTTCGGCGGCGTGTATACGGCGAGCGAACTGCTTCGGCGCTCGAAACGCTTTCACAAGGCGAACCTGGACGTCGAAGTGATTCTCGTCAGCGAAGAGAACTATATCACCTTTCAGCCGCTTCTGCCCGAAGTGGTTTCAGGGGCGGTCGAGCAGTTGCACGTCATCAGCCCCATTCGCCGTACCGCCCCAGGCGTGGTCCTGTACACGCGTCAGATCGAAAAGATCGACGTCGACAACATGACCGTGCAGCTTTCTCCCGGCCGCGTGCCACGGTCCGAAGTACTCAAGTACGATCACTTGGTTATCGCGCTGGGGAATCAGTTGGCCCACAACATGGTGCCTGGCATGTATGAGCATGCGATCCCATTTAAGTACCTGGGAGACGCACTGCGGCTGCGGAACCATATCGTGCAGATGCTGGAAGAAGCGAGCGTTTGCGAGGACGCCGAAGAACGCGAACGCCTGCTCACGTTCGTGGTCGCCGGGGGTGGATTCTCGGGCGTCGAGTGCATCGCCGAAATGGACGACTTCCTCAAGAAGGCGGTCCGTTCGTTTCCTCGGATCACGCGAAACGACTTGCGGATGGTCTTGGTTCAAAGTGCCGATCGCATTCTGCCGGAGATGAAAGAAAGCCTCGCTACCTATGCCGATAAGCTACTGCGTCGGCGCGGGATCAATATCGTGTTGGAGCATCGTCTGCACGAAGTCTCGGCCGATCGCGCGATCATTTTGTGCAAAGAGAACAACGAGCAAGTCACGATCCCCACGCGTACAGTCGTCGCCACCGTGCCGACCGAACCGCACCAGGTGATCCTTGATACACCGCTGGAACGCGAGCGTGGGCGTATTCTGGTCAGCGATGAAATGGAATCGACCAGTCATCCAGGCGTGTGGAGTTTGGGGGACTGTGCGGCCGTTCCCAGTGGCGAAGGCTACTTCAGCCCGCCCACCGCCCAGTATGCCGTGCGTCAGGCCGTGATCTGTGCCGAGAACATCCTGGCCACGCTGCAGGCCAAGCCACGAAAGCGATTCAAGTTCGCCGGTCTCGGCAAGCTGGCCTCGCTGGGCGCTCGCTGTGCGGTCGCGGAAGTGTTGGGCTTCACGTTTTCTGGCTTCATCGCCTGGGTCATGTGGCGGGCCATCTATGTCGGCAAGATGCCTGGTTTGGATCGCAAGATTCGTGTGTTTTTGGACTGGCTGAAAGACTTTTTCCTCCCCCGCGACATCACGCAGCTGAACGTCCACGACGAACAACAAGTTCGCCGCGAACATCTGGCCGCCGGGCAGACCCTCTTTCACCAGGGAGACTTCGGCGACCGATTGTACTTTGTGGCCAAGGGAAAGCTCGAGATCGAAGTCGACGGGCGCGTCGTCAATACCACCGGCGAAGGAGATGTGATCGGCGAAATGGCTCTCCTCTCGCATAAAGCCCGCAGCGCGACCGTGAGGGCCGTCGAGTCGACCGACCTGGTCAGCCTGCCGCGCGATGCGTTCGACTCGATCATCCAGTACGTCCCTGGTGCCGCCGAAGCAATGGCCGAGATCCATCGGAAACGCATGCAGCAAAACGCGGATGAAGAAGCGTCGGTTGATGACGCCGTGCAGCGCTAA
- a CDS encoding MATE family efflux transporter: MSMTQIEETAPRTSMTSKGDLRAVMTIATPALAEQFLEFCVGTTDTYLAGNCLSAENSVPAVAAVGLMAYSCWMIFVICASIGIGATAVVARNIGAGNWQDAELATEQAISLGMILSLVTTVLFWFLADDYVAAMQLEGQAYDMALTYLRILIPAIPGFMMIAITTACLHGAGDTVTGLIVMTIVNVLNIAISAALAIGVGPIPKLGWSGIAIGTAVSHAIGGLLLLAILFQGRAHLKVQWRGMWPNVERMRRLLRVGLPGGLNDAIVLSSHLWYLGIINSLGTTQAAAHGLAIRLESPGFLAAWAFAVSASSLTGQHLGANNPRRATRATLVSLSICFALLSAYSLTIMLGGDFVANLFLGFPESGTTAFSTSEAVLKILWIMAACLPFYAVFSVISGSLRGAGDTTWPLLITFVGFLLIRMPFTYWLAWETIEIPLTGIALSGVGWGLTGAWIAMLLDNVARMILILLRYWHGAWTRIEV; encoded by the coding sequence ATGTCGATGACGCAGATCGAAGAGACCGCCCCGCGCACGTCGATGACGTCGAAGGGGGATCTGCGCGCCGTGATGACGATCGCCACACCGGCGCTGGCCGAGCAGTTCCTGGAATTTTGCGTCGGCACGACCGATACCTACCTGGCCGGTAACTGCCTATCCGCCGAGAACTCGGTACCCGCGGTGGCTGCCGTCGGTTTGATGGCTTACAGCTGCTGGATGATTTTCGTCATCTGTGCGTCGATCGGTATCGGCGCGACCGCGGTCGTGGCCCGAAACATCGGGGCTGGCAATTGGCAGGACGCCGAACTTGCCACCGAGCAGGCCATTTCGTTGGGCATGATTTTGAGCCTTGTCACGACCGTTCTGTTTTGGTTTCTGGCCGATGATTATGTCGCCGCGATGCAGCTCGAAGGGCAGGCCTACGACATGGCCCTTACGTACCTTCGTATCCTCATCCCGGCGATCCCCGGCTTCATGATGATCGCGATCACGACGGCTTGCCTGCACGGAGCAGGCGATACGGTGACCGGCCTGATCGTGATGACGATCGTCAACGTATTGAACATCGCGATCAGCGCCGCTTTGGCAATTGGCGTGGGGCCGATTCCCAAGCTTGGCTGGAGTGGCATCGCAATCGGAACCGCGGTCAGTCATGCAATTGGCGGACTGCTTCTGCTGGCGATTCTGTTTCAAGGAAGAGCGCACCTGAAAGTGCAATGGCGCGGCATGTGGCCGAACGTCGAAAGGATGCGACGCCTACTGCGTGTGGGACTACCAGGCGGATTGAACGATGCGATCGTGCTGTCATCCCACCTGTGGTACCTGGGCATCATCAACAGCCTGGGCACGACACAAGCCGCCGCGCATGGACTGGCGATTCGCTTGGAGTCTCCTGGGTTTCTGGCAGCCTGGGCGTTTGCCGTATCGGCTTCGTCCCTGACCGGTCAGCACCTGGGGGCCAACAATCCACGTCGAGCGACCCGGGCAACGCTCGTGTCGCTATCGATCTGCTTCGCGTTGCTCTCGGCGTACTCGCTGACGATCATGCTCGGAGGGGACTTCGTGGCCAACCTGTTTCTCGGCTTTCCTGAATCAGGGACCACCGCGTTTTCGACTAGCGAAGCCGTGCTGAAGATCCTATGGATCATGGCGGCCTGCTTGCCGTTTTACGCCGTGTTCAGTGTGATCAGCGGCTCGCTACGCGGGGCCGGCGATACCACGTGGCCGCTTTTGATCACGTTCGTCGGCTTCCTGCTGATCCGCATGCCGTTTACTTACTGGCTGGCATGGGAAACGATCGAGATCCCACTGACCGGCATCGCACTAAGCGGTGTCGGCTGGGGCCTGACCGGAGCGTGGATAGCCATGCTACTGGATAACGTTGCCCGCATGATTCTCATCCTGCTACGTTATTGGCACGGGGCGTGGACGCGGATTGAGGTTTAG
- a CDS encoding aspartate aminotransferase family protein, whose product MSTTDASAGTEPLSSTDTVELFQKYVVPNYVRYPVNLVRGEGSKIWDAEGKEYLDLFPGWGCNLLGHCPDMVVAAVQDQVAKLIHVPNTWHMDVQGQWAKMLSDRSFGGKAFFCNSGAEANEAAIKLARLHTPHEKYKIITFLGGFHGRTYGAVTATAQPKYHQHIGPMMAGFSYAPHGDLEAVRDLVDEHTCAIMIEPIQGEGGVKLPPEGFLEGLRKIADENNLLLIFDEVQTGCGRTGEWFGYQHFGVQPDIMTLAKSLCGGVAGGALMTTSEIADSLKPGMHAATFGGNPLAARAGIAAIEQIERDGLLEKAKQASEIFRERLTALKQECDLIREVRIVGMMIGLELSVDGAPAVKACLEKQLLINCTQGRVIRLLPAMNITEEEIHHGCDILSEVLKNLPATAE is encoded by the coding sequence ATGAGTACGACCGATGCTTCCGCCGGAACCGAGCCGTTAAGCTCGACGGACACTGTCGAACTTTTTCAGAAGTACGTGGTGCCCAACTACGTGCGCTACCCGGTGAACCTGGTTCGCGGCGAAGGCTCGAAAATCTGGGATGCCGAAGGGAAAGAGTACCTAGACCTGTTTCCCGGCTGGGGCTGCAACCTGTTGGGTCACTGCCCGGATATGGTCGTTGCCGCGGTGCAGGATCAAGTTGCCAAGCTGATTCATGTGCCCAATACCTGGCACATGGACGTCCAAGGCCAGTGGGCCAAGATGCTTTCCGATCGCAGTTTCGGGGGCAAAGCGTTCTTCTGTAACAGCGGTGCCGAAGCGAACGAAGCAGCCATCAAGCTGGCTCGTCTGCACACGCCGCACGAAAAGTACAAGATCATCACCTTTCTGGGCGGCTTTCACGGCCGGACCTACGGCGCGGTGACCGCCACCGCGCAGCCGAAGTACCATCAGCACATCGGCCCGATGATGGCCGGTTTCAGTTATGCTCCGCACGGCGATCTGGAAGCGGTCCGCGACCTGGTCGACGAACATACGTGTGCGATAATGATTGAACCGATCCAAGGCGAAGGGGGCGTCAAGCTGCCGCCGGAAGGCTTCCTGGAAGGTTTGCGAAAGATTGCCGACGAAAACAACTTGCTGCTGATCTTCGACGAAGTTCAGACCGGTTGCGGGCGAACCGGCGAGTGGTTCGGCTACCAGCACTTTGGCGTTCAGCCTGACATCATGACCCTGGCCAAGAGCTTGTGCGGGGGCGTCGCCGGCGGCGCGTTGATGACGACGTCGGAGATTGCCGACAGCTTGAAGCCGGGCATGCACGCGGCCACGTTTGGCGGTAACCCGCTGGCAGCCCGGGCAGGGATCGCGGCGATTGAGCAGATCGAACGGGACGGCCTCTTGGAAAAGGCCAAGCAGGCCAGCGAGATCTTCCGCGAGCGGCTGACCGCGCTCAAGCAAGAGTGCGATCTGATTCGGGAAGTTCGCATCGTCGGCATGATGATCGGCCTGGAGCTTTCGGTCGACGGGGCCCCGGCCGTGAAGGCCTGCCTCGAGAAGCAGCTTCTCATCAACTGCACGCAAGGACGAGTCATCCGTCTGCTGCCGGCGATGAACATCACCGAGGAAGAAATTCACCACGGGTGCGATATTCTTTCTGAAGTATTAAAAAATTTGCCAGCTACGGCTGAGTAA
- the argB gene encoding acetylglutamate kinase — translation MRDAIEKADVLIEALGWIRRFRNKVTVIKLGGSVMENPDALRHCLIDIVFMETVGMRPVVIHGGGAAISRAMAEAKIEPNFIQGRRYTDDATLKIVEEVLAGQVCSHITQEVEDIGGRAMSLNLDPQCVLFGERMTLPGENGEEIDLGHVGNVTEVDRATIENLCYAGQVPIIPSMCIDKKTGQKLNVNADTAANAVAEALGAEKLVFLSDVNGVRTDKDDPDTLVHSLNREKAEAMIKSGQIASGMIPKVEACLETLARGVSKIHIIDGRLRHSLLLEIYTNTGVGTEIVL, via the coding sequence TTGAGAGACGCTATCGAAAAAGCGGACGTCCTGATTGAAGCCTTAGGATGGATCCGCCGCTTCCGCAACAAAGTCACCGTGATCAAGTTGGGCGGAAGCGTCATGGAGAACCCCGACGCGCTGCGGCACTGCTTAATTGACATCGTCTTTATGGAAACGGTCGGCATGCGTCCGGTCGTGATTCATGGAGGCGGGGCCGCCATCAGCCGAGCCATGGCCGAAGCGAAGATCGAGCCCAACTTCATTCAAGGACGCCGCTACACCGACGATGCCACGCTGAAAATCGTCGAAGAAGTTCTCGCTGGCCAAGTCTGCAGCCACATCACCCAGGAAGTCGAAGACATCGGCGGCCGGGCAATGAGCCTGAACCTCGATCCGCAGTGCGTGCTGTTTGGCGAGCGCATGACCTTGCCAGGCGAAAACGGCGAAGAGATCGACCTGGGGCATGTCGGCAACGTGACGGAAGTCGACCGGGCCACGATCGAGAACCTGTGCTACGCCGGCCAGGTACCGATCATCCCGAGCATGTGCATCGATAAAAAGACCGGACAAAAGCTGAACGTCAACGCCGACACGGCCGCCAACGCCGTGGCCGAAGCCCTGGGCGCCGAGAAGCTGGTCTTCCTGTCGGACGTGAATGGCGTGCGTACCGATAAGGACGATCCCGATACGCTGGTCCATTCGCTCAACCGCGAGAAGGCCGAAGCGATGATCAAGTCGGGGCAAATTGCTTCCGGCATGATTCCCAAAGTTGAAGCCTGCCTGGAAACGCTGGCCCGCGGCGTGAGCAAGATCCATATCATCGACGGCCGTCTACGTCATTCGCTGCTGCTGGAAATTTACACGAACACTGGGGTGGGAACGGAAATCGTTTTGTAA
- a CDS encoding transthyretin-like family protein yields MMVARIVALAPLCLLVGCFGSDKIVPVSGRVTLDGEPLSGAVVGYEPIAQEGDLEAGYGSYARTDDDGRYTLRSLNNEDGALVGQHRVSVSTVVGKEGPNGEILGLTKERVPSRYNNDTQLVIEVPEGGTDEANLELESRR; encoded by the coding sequence ATGATGGTTGCGCGAATCGTGGCTCTCGCCCCGCTCTGTTTGCTCGTGGGCTGTTTCGGCTCGGACAAGATCGTCCCGGTATCGGGCCGGGTGACCTTGGATGGCGAGCCGCTCTCTGGAGCGGTCGTCGGCTATGAACCGATCGCTCAGGAAGGTGACCTCGAAGCTGGCTACGGCAGCTACGCCAGGACCGACGACGACGGCCGCTACACGCTGCGCTCCCTCAACAATGAAGACGGCGCGCTGGTCGGCCAGCACCGGGTTTCGGTCAGTACGGTCGTCGGCAAGGAAGGCCCCAACGGCGAGATCCTTGGTTTGACGAAGGAACGTGTTCCCTCGCGATACAACAATGATACGCAACTGGTGATAGAAGTGCCCGAAGGAGGCACCGACGAGGCGAATCTGGAGTTGGAGTCGAGAAGGTAG
- the argF gene encoding ornithine carbamoyltransferase yields the protein MRHFLSLFDVSDDELKRIFELGRQLKTRLKSGVREPILQGKVAGLLFEKPSLRTRVSFEAGMAQLGGSSLFLGEDVGWGKREAPQDFSRVIGQYLDVIVCRAKSHDKVETLAKYADTVIINGLTDLCHPCQALADLMTIHEEFGTLKGQKLTFVGDGNNVSRSLALACAKMSMQFTLAHPKGYEIEQEFIDRILKVVPDAKIDQTSDPIAAVEGACAVYTDVWASMGQEAEQAKREKDFADFQVNQKLMDAAAKDAIFLHCLPAKRGQEVTDEVMDCPTSRIVEQAGNRMHAQKGLLVWLLTEAVDKVHLD from the coding sequence ATGCGACATTTCTTGAGCCTCTTTGACGTTTCCGACGACGAACTAAAGCGAATCTTCGAGTTGGGCCGCCAGCTGAAAACACGCTTGAAGTCAGGCGTCCGTGAACCTATCCTGCAGGGCAAAGTGGCCGGGCTGTTGTTCGAGAAACCTTCGCTGCGTACCCGCGTCAGCTTTGAAGCCGGCATGGCTCAACTGGGGGGCAGCAGCTTGTTCCTGGGCGAAGACGTCGGCTGGGGGAAGCGAGAAGCTCCGCAAGATTTCAGCCGCGTGATTGGCCAGTACCTGGACGTGATCGTCTGTCGAGCCAAGTCGCACGACAAGGTCGAAACGCTGGCCAAGTATGCCGATACGGTCATCATCAACGGCCTGACCGACCTGTGCCATCCCTGCCAGGCGCTGGCCGACCTGATGACCATTCACGAAGAGTTCGGCACGCTGAAAGGTCAGAAGCTGACGTTCGTCGGCGACGGCAATAACGTTTCCCGCAGTCTGGCGCTGGCCTGTGCGAAGATGAGCATGCAGTTCACGCTGGCCCATCCCAAGGGATACGAGATTGAGCAAGAGTTCATCGATCGCATCCTGAAGGTTGTCCCGGACGCGAAGATCGACCAGACTTCCGATCCGATCGCCGCGGTGGAAGGTGCCTGTGCCGTTTACACCGACGTGTGGGCCAGCATGGGGCAAGAGGCCGAACAGGCCAAGCGGGAGAAAGACTTCGCCGACTTCCAGGTCAATCAGAAGTTGATGGACGCCGCCGCGAAGGACGCCATTTTCCTGCACTGCCTGCCCGCCAAACGAGGCCAGGAAGTGACGGACGAAGTGATGGATTGCCCAACCAGCCGCATCGTCGAACAAGCCGGCAACCGCATGCATGCCCAGAAGGGGCTGCTGGTATGGCTATTGACCGAAGCGGTCGACAAGGTTCACCTCGACTAG
- a CDS encoding MBL fold metallo-hydrolase — protein sequence MKIRLLMPSVDHQSRLQFAVSVLIDEHIAIDTGGLPYLGCIDAQRAVDHVLLTHSHIDHIGGLPLFLDNIYAPSLECPAVYAGEATWNCLEDHVFNDQVWPDLQRIAGTEFPFYRKQILDPHRPVKIADYQVTPIPLEHIVPTLGYVFESENGTALFAWDTAPFLEFDKIVQSIPNLKIIFLDASFPNQMQWLAEKSLHTTPGQFKRQIEHVAPDVRIVAVHLKPGFHDQVSEELKALGMPNVEVACHDAVYEI from the coding sequence ATGAAGATTCGCCTGCTCATGCCGTCAGTCGATCATCAAAGTCGGCTGCAATTCGCGGTCTCGGTCTTGATTGACGAGCACATCGCAATCGATACCGGCGGGCTCCCTTACCTGGGCTGCATTGACGCTCAGCGTGCCGTCGACCACGTGCTGCTCACCCATTCGCACATCGATCATATTGGCGGGCTGCCCCTGTTTCTCGATAACATCTATGCGCCTTCGCTTGAGTGCCCGGCGGTGTATGCAGGCGAGGCGACGTGGAACTGTCTGGAAGACCATGTCTTCAACGACCAGGTCTGGCCAGACCTCCAGCGTATTGCCGGTACCGAATTCCCTTTCTACCGGAAGCAGATCCTCGACCCGCACCGCCCGGTCAAGATTGCCGATTACCAGGTCACGCCGATTCCACTGGAGCACATCGTTCCGACGCTTGGGTACGTGTTCGAATCGGAAAACGGCACCGCGCTGTTTGCCTGGGATACGGCTCCGTTTTTGGAGTTCGACAAGATCGTTCAGTCGATTCCGAACTTGAAGATCATTTTCCTCGACGCCAGCTTCCCCAACCAAATGCAGTGGCTGGCCGAAAAGAGTTTGCATACGACGCCAGGGCAATTCAAACGACAGATCGAACACGTCGCCCCCGACGTACGCATCGTCGCCGTGCATCTGAAGCCAGGCTTCCACGATCAGGTTTCTGAAGAACTAAAGGCGTTGGGCATGCCCAATGTGGAAGTTGCCTGCCATGATGCGGTGTACGAGATTTAG